A stretch of Manis javanica isolate MJ-LG chromosome 1, MJ_LKY, whole genome shotgun sequence DNA encodes these proteins:
- the SLC6A18 gene encoding inactive sodium-dependent neutral amino acid transporter B(0)AT3 isoform X3, producing MQATGLSCGMAHPPGPDAPGDGGGDARPRWENKLQYLLSCVGFAVGLGNIWRFPYLCQSHGGGAFLVPYLVALALEGIPLFHIELAIGQRLRKGSVGVWTAISPYLGGVGLGCFTMSFLISLYYNTVLSWVLWYFLNSFQHPLPWSSCPLDLNLTGLIEECQGSSTVSYFWYRKTLNVTADISDSGSIQWRLLSCLAACWAIVYLCVIRGIESTGKAIYFTASFPYLVLTIFLIRGLTLPGATAGLVHLFTPNMQILLDPRVWLDAATQIFFSLSLAFGGHIAFASYNPPRNDCQKDAVAIALVNSMTSLYASIAVFSVLGFKAANDHGRCLDRNILRLINAFELPDQGISREAYPAALGHLNASQPELVAQLHLESCRLEDFLDKSASGTGLAFIVFTEAVLHMPGAPVWAVLFFGMLFALGLSSMFGNMEGIITPLLDMGLMPRLVSKEVLTGVTCLVCFLVAICFTLQSGNYWLEIFDNFTASMNLLVFAFFEVVGVAYVYGMERRSSPGGRRSPTRAGYGPPVCSCPLYPPCGSLPLHWPSCSSGADGGRMLSRTVVKLLRARDGHREGRAPVLLASRAPNCITHLL from the exons ATGCAGGCGACAGGGCTGAGCTGTGGCATGGCACACCCCCCAGGGCCAGACGCGCCTGGGGACGGCGGCGGGGATGCGAGGCCCCGGTGGGAAAACAAGCTCCAGTATCTGCTGAGCTGTGTGGGCTTTGCTGTGGGCCTGGGCAACATCTGGAGGTTCCCGTACCTGTGCCAGAGCCATGGTGGAG GAGCCTTCCTCGTCCCCTACCTTGTCGCCTTGGCCCTCGAGGGGATCCCCCTCTTCCACATCGAGCTTGCCATTGGCCAGCGTCTGCGGAAAGGCAGCGTCGGGGTGTGGACAGCCATCTCACCCTACCTGGGTGGAGTCG GGCTGGGCTGCTTCACCATGTCCTTCCTGATCAGCCTGTACTACAACACTGTCCTGAGCTGGGTGCTGTGGTACTTCCTCAACTCCTTCCAGCACCCGCTGCCCTGGAGCTCCTGCCCGCTGGACCTCAACCTCACAG GGCTCATAGAGGAGTGCCAGGGCAGCAGTACCGTGAGCTACTTCTGGTACCGGAAGACGCTGAATGTCACAGCCGACATCAGTGACAGTGGCTCTATCCAGTGGCGGCTGCTGAGCTGCTTGGCTGCCTGCTGGGCGATCGTGTATCTGTGTGTCATTAGAGGCATTGAGTCCACTGGGAAG GCAATTTACTTCACGGCCTCATTCCCCTACCTGGTCCTGACCATCTTCCTGATCAGAGGGCTCACGCTGCCTGGGGCAACCGCTGGGCTTGTCCACCTGTTCACTCCCAAT ATGCAGATTCTCCTGGACCCCCGGGTGTGGCTGGACGCAGCCACCcagatatttttctctctgtctctggcctTTGGAGGACACATCGCTTTTGCGAGTTACAACCCACCCAG GAACGACTGTCAGAAGGATGCAGTGGCCATCGCCCTGGTCAACAGCATGACCTCTCTCTATGCATCCATTGCTGTCTTCTCAGTCTTAGGGTTCAAGGCAGCCAATGACCATGGGCGCTGCCTGGACAG AAATATTCTCCGCCTGATCAACGCATTCGAGCTCCCGGACCAGGGGATCTCCAGGGAAGCCTACCCTGCAGCTCTGGGGCATCTGAATGCCTCCCAGCCCGAGCTGGTCGCCCAGCTCCACCTGGAGTCCTGCCGCCTGGAAGACTTCCTGGATAAG AGTGCCTCCGGCACGGGCCTGGCCTTCATCGTCTTCACGGAGGCCGTCCTCCACATGCCTGGTGCCCCCGTCTGGGCTGTACTCTTCTTCGGGATGCTGTTTGCCTTGGGCCTGTCGTCCATGTTCGGGAACATGGAGGGCATCATCACACCGCTCCTGGACATGGGGCTCATGCCCAGATTGGTCTCCAAGGAGGTCCTGACTG GGGTGACCTGCCTGGTCTGCTTCCTCGTGGCGATCTGCTTCACGCTGCAGTCTGGAAACTACTGGCTGGAGATTTTTGACAACTTCACCGCTTCCATGAACCTGCTGGTCTTTGCCTTCTTTGAGGTGGTGGGCGTTGCTTATGTTTACGGGATGGAGCG GCGCAGTTCCCCTGGAGGCAGGAGAAGTCCTACCCGGGCTGGATACGGACCACCTGTGTGCTCCTGTCCTTTGTACCCTCCCTGTGGGTCCCTGCCGTTGCACTGGCCCAGCTGCTCTTCAGGTGCAGACGGAGGCAGGATGCTGAGCAGGACCGTGGTGAAGCTGCTGAGGGCCAGGGACGGGCACAGGGAAGGCCGGGCCCCTGTGCTGCTTGCTAGCAGAGCACCCAACTGCATTACACACTTGCTCTGA
- the SLC6A18 gene encoding inactive sodium-dependent neutral amino acid transporter B(0)AT3 isoform X1 — MQATGLSCGMAHPPGPDAPGDGGGDARPRWENKLQYLLSCVGFAVGLGNIWRFPYLCQSHGGGAFLVPYLVALALEGIPLFHIELAIGQRLRKGSVGVWTAISPYLGGVGLGCFTMSFLISLYYNTVLSWVLWYFLNSFQHPLPWSSCPLDLNLTGLIEECQGSSTVSYFWYRKTLNVTADISDSGSIQWRLLSCLAACWAIVYLCVIRGIESTGKAIYFTASFPYLVLTIFLIRGLTLPGATAGLVHLFTPNMQILLDPRVWLDAATQIFFSLSLAFGGHIAFASYNPPRNDCQKDAVAIALVNSMTSLYASIAVFSVLGFKAANDHGRCLDRNILRLINAFELPDQGISREAYPAALGHLNASQPELVAQLHLESCRLEDFLDKSASGTGLAFIVFTEAVLHMPGAPVWAVLFFGMLFALGLSSMFGNMEGIITPLLDMGLMPRLVSKEVLTGVTCLVCFLVAICFTLQSGNYWLEIFDNFTASMNLLVFAFFEVVGVAYVYGMERFCDDIAWMTGRRPGLYWRVTWKAVSPLLLLTILATYAVLLAWTPLSYKAWDPQYAQFPWRQEKSYPGWIRTTCVLLSFVPSLWVPAVALAQLLFRCRRRQDAEQDRGEAAEGQGRAQGRPGPCAAC, encoded by the exons ATGCAGGCGACAGGGCTGAGCTGTGGCATGGCACACCCCCCAGGGCCAGACGCGCCTGGGGACGGCGGCGGGGATGCGAGGCCCCGGTGGGAAAACAAGCTCCAGTATCTGCTGAGCTGTGTGGGCTTTGCTGTGGGCCTGGGCAACATCTGGAGGTTCCCGTACCTGTGCCAGAGCCATGGTGGAG GAGCCTTCCTCGTCCCCTACCTTGTCGCCTTGGCCCTCGAGGGGATCCCCCTCTTCCACATCGAGCTTGCCATTGGCCAGCGTCTGCGGAAAGGCAGCGTCGGGGTGTGGACAGCCATCTCACCCTACCTGGGTGGAGTCG GGCTGGGCTGCTTCACCATGTCCTTCCTGATCAGCCTGTACTACAACACTGTCCTGAGCTGGGTGCTGTGGTACTTCCTCAACTCCTTCCAGCACCCGCTGCCCTGGAGCTCCTGCCCGCTGGACCTCAACCTCACAG GGCTCATAGAGGAGTGCCAGGGCAGCAGTACCGTGAGCTACTTCTGGTACCGGAAGACGCTGAATGTCACAGCCGACATCAGTGACAGTGGCTCTATCCAGTGGCGGCTGCTGAGCTGCTTGGCTGCCTGCTGGGCGATCGTGTATCTGTGTGTCATTAGAGGCATTGAGTCCACTGGGAAG GCAATTTACTTCACGGCCTCATTCCCCTACCTGGTCCTGACCATCTTCCTGATCAGAGGGCTCACGCTGCCTGGGGCAACCGCTGGGCTTGTCCACCTGTTCACTCCCAAT ATGCAGATTCTCCTGGACCCCCGGGTGTGGCTGGACGCAGCCACCcagatatttttctctctgtctctggcctTTGGAGGACACATCGCTTTTGCGAGTTACAACCCACCCAG GAACGACTGTCAGAAGGATGCAGTGGCCATCGCCCTGGTCAACAGCATGACCTCTCTCTATGCATCCATTGCTGTCTTCTCAGTCTTAGGGTTCAAGGCAGCCAATGACCATGGGCGCTGCCTGGACAG AAATATTCTCCGCCTGATCAACGCATTCGAGCTCCCGGACCAGGGGATCTCCAGGGAAGCCTACCCTGCAGCTCTGGGGCATCTGAATGCCTCCCAGCCCGAGCTGGTCGCCCAGCTCCACCTGGAGTCCTGCCGCCTGGAAGACTTCCTGGATAAG AGTGCCTCCGGCACGGGCCTGGCCTTCATCGTCTTCACGGAGGCCGTCCTCCACATGCCTGGTGCCCCCGTCTGGGCTGTACTCTTCTTCGGGATGCTGTTTGCCTTGGGCCTGTCGTCCATGTTCGGGAACATGGAGGGCATCATCACACCGCTCCTGGACATGGGGCTCATGCCCAGATTGGTCTCCAAGGAGGTCCTGACTG GGGTGACCTGCCTGGTCTGCTTCCTCGTGGCGATCTGCTTCACGCTGCAGTCTGGAAACTACTGGCTGGAGATTTTTGACAACTTCACCGCTTCCATGAACCTGCTGGTCTTTGCCTTCTTTGAGGTGGTGGGCGTTGCTTATGTTTACGGGATGGAGCG GTTCTGTGATGACATAGCGTGGATGACAGGGAGGCGGCCTGGCCTTTACTGGCGGGTGACCTGGAAGGCTGTCAGCCCCCTGCTGCTGCTGACCATCCTTGCGACCTATGCTGTCCTCCTGGCCTGGACGCCGCTGAGCTACAAGGCCTGGGACCCCCAATAT GCGCAGTTCCCCTGGAGGCAGGAGAAGTCCTACCCGGGCTGGATACGGACCACCTGTGTGCTCCTGTCCTTTGTACCCTCCCTGTGGGTCCCTGCCGTTGCACTGGCCCAGCTGCTCTTCAGGTGCAGACGGAGGCAGGATGCTGAGCAGGACCGTGGTGAAGCTGCTGAGGGCCAGGGACGGGCACAGGGAAGGCCGGGCCCCTGTGCTGCTTGCTAG
- the SLC6A18 gene encoding inactive sodium-dependent neutral amino acid transporter B(0)AT3 isoform X2, which yields MQATGLSCGMAHPPGPDAPGDGGGDARPRWENKLQYLLSCVGFAVGLGNIWRFPYLCQSHGGGAFLVPYLVALALEGIPLFHIELAIGQRLRKGSVGVWTAISPYLGGVGLGCFTMSFLISLYYNTVLSWVLWYFLNSFQHPLPWSSCPLDLNLTGLIEECQGSSTVSYFWYRKTLNVTADISDSGSIQWRLLSCLAACWAIVYLCVIRGIESTGKAIYFTASFPYLVLTIFLIRGLTLPGATAGLVHLFTPNMQILLDPRVWLDAATQIFFSLSLAFGGHIAFASYNPPRNDCQKDAVAIALVNSMTSLYASIAVFSVLGFKAANDHGRCLDRNILRLINAFELPDQGISREAYPAALGHLNASQPELVAQLHLESCRLEDFLDKSASGTGLAFIVFTEAVLHMPGAPVWAVLFFGMLFALGLSSMFGNMEGIITPLLDMGLMPRLVSKEVLTGVTCLVCFLVAICFTLQSGNYWLEIFDNFTASMNLLVFAFFEVVGVAYVYGMERFCDDIAWMTGRRPGLYWRVTWKAVSPLLLLTILATYAVLLAWTPLSYKAWDPQYETRDRPPATLGAPEPTPTALATWAGGPGAAPRSPQFLPWGCA from the exons ATGCAGGCGACAGGGCTGAGCTGTGGCATGGCACACCCCCCAGGGCCAGACGCGCCTGGGGACGGCGGCGGGGATGCGAGGCCCCGGTGGGAAAACAAGCTCCAGTATCTGCTGAGCTGTGTGGGCTTTGCTGTGGGCCTGGGCAACATCTGGAGGTTCCCGTACCTGTGCCAGAGCCATGGTGGAG GAGCCTTCCTCGTCCCCTACCTTGTCGCCTTGGCCCTCGAGGGGATCCCCCTCTTCCACATCGAGCTTGCCATTGGCCAGCGTCTGCGGAAAGGCAGCGTCGGGGTGTGGACAGCCATCTCACCCTACCTGGGTGGAGTCG GGCTGGGCTGCTTCACCATGTCCTTCCTGATCAGCCTGTACTACAACACTGTCCTGAGCTGGGTGCTGTGGTACTTCCTCAACTCCTTCCAGCACCCGCTGCCCTGGAGCTCCTGCCCGCTGGACCTCAACCTCACAG GGCTCATAGAGGAGTGCCAGGGCAGCAGTACCGTGAGCTACTTCTGGTACCGGAAGACGCTGAATGTCACAGCCGACATCAGTGACAGTGGCTCTATCCAGTGGCGGCTGCTGAGCTGCTTGGCTGCCTGCTGGGCGATCGTGTATCTGTGTGTCATTAGAGGCATTGAGTCCACTGGGAAG GCAATTTACTTCACGGCCTCATTCCCCTACCTGGTCCTGACCATCTTCCTGATCAGAGGGCTCACGCTGCCTGGGGCAACCGCTGGGCTTGTCCACCTGTTCACTCCCAAT ATGCAGATTCTCCTGGACCCCCGGGTGTGGCTGGACGCAGCCACCcagatatttttctctctgtctctggcctTTGGAGGACACATCGCTTTTGCGAGTTACAACCCACCCAG GAACGACTGTCAGAAGGATGCAGTGGCCATCGCCCTGGTCAACAGCATGACCTCTCTCTATGCATCCATTGCTGTCTTCTCAGTCTTAGGGTTCAAGGCAGCCAATGACCATGGGCGCTGCCTGGACAG AAATATTCTCCGCCTGATCAACGCATTCGAGCTCCCGGACCAGGGGATCTCCAGGGAAGCCTACCCTGCAGCTCTGGGGCATCTGAATGCCTCCCAGCCCGAGCTGGTCGCCCAGCTCCACCTGGAGTCCTGCCGCCTGGAAGACTTCCTGGATAAG AGTGCCTCCGGCACGGGCCTGGCCTTCATCGTCTTCACGGAGGCCGTCCTCCACATGCCTGGTGCCCCCGTCTGGGCTGTACTCTTCTTCGGGATGCTGTTTGCCTTGGGCCTGTCGTCCATGTTCGGGAACATGGAGGGCATCATCACACCGCTCCTGGACATGGGGCTCATGCCCAGATTGGTCTCCAAGGAGGTCCTGACTG GGGTGACCTGCCTGGTCTGCTTCCTCGTGGCGATCTGCTTCACGCTGCAGTCTGGAAACTACTGGCTGGAGATTTTTGACAACTTCACCGCTTCCATGAACCTGCTGGTCTTTGCCTTCTTTGAGGTGGTGGGCGTTGCTTATGTTTACGGGATGGAGCG GTTCTGTGATGACATAGCGTGGATGACAGGGAGGCGGCCTGGCCTTTACTGGCGGGTGACCTGGAAGGCTGTCAGCCCCCTGCTGCTGCTGACCATCCTTGCGACCTATGCTGTCCTCCTGGCCTGGACGCCGCTGAGCTACAAGGCCTGGGACCCCCAATAT GAGACCCGGGACAGACCCCCAGCAACCCTGGGGGCACCAGAGCCAACTCCCACAGCCCTGGCAACCTGGGCCGGTGGGCCAGGAGCAGCTCCCAGGTCCCCACAGTTCCTCCCATGGGGTTGTGCCTGA
- the SLC6A19 gene encoding sodium-dependent neutral amino acid transporter B(0)AT1 isoform X2 yields the protein MHSRWALEHTWAPRPQHPTLGQTSGPDPGAFMIPFLILLVLEGIPLLYLEFAIGQRLRKGSVGVWSAIHPALKGVGIASMFVSFMVGLYYNTIIAWVMWYFFNSFQDPLPWSDCPLNANRTGYVEECALSSSVDYFWYRETLNISTSISDSGSVQWWVLLSLTCAWSVLYVCTIRGIETTGKAVYITSTLPYVVLTIFLIRGLTLKGATNGIVFLFTPNVTELANPVTWLDAGAQVFYSFSLAFGGLISFSSYNSVHNNCEMDSVIVSIINGFTSVYAATVVYSIIGFRATERYDSCFSTNILTLINGFDLPESNVTQDNFAEMQRWCNTTDPVAYAKLRFQTCDINSFLSEGVEGTGLAFIVFTEAITKMPVSPLWSVLFFIMLFCLGLSSMFGNMEGVVVPLQDLKLMPAKWPKELLTGLICLGMYLIAFIFTLNSGQYWLSLLDSYAGSIPLLIIAFCEMFAVVYVYGMDRFNRDIEFMIGHKPNIFWQVTWRVVSPLLMLVIFLFFFVIKVNEELIYSVWDPTYEEFPKSQKIPYPGWVYGVVVIVAGVPCLVIPGFAIYKLIRSCCQKPGGRQGLVSSLSTASVNGDLKY from the exons ggGCCTTCATGATCCCGTTCCTCATCCTGCTGGTGCTGGAGGGCATCCCGCTGCTGTACCTGGAGTTCGCCATAGGGCAGAGGCTGCGCAAGGGCAGCGTGGGCGTCTGGAGCGCCATCCACCCCGCTCTGAAGGGTGTAG GCATCGCGTCCATGTTCGTGTCCTTCATGGTGGGCCTCTACTACAACACCATCATCGCCTGGGTTATGTGGTACTTCTTCAACTCCTTCCAGGATCCGCTGCCCTGGAGCGACTGCCCGCTCAATGCCAACCGGACAG GCTATGTGGAGGAGTGTGCCCTCAGCTCCTCCGTGGACTACTTCTGGTACCGGGAGACCCTCAACATCTCCACGTCCATCAGCGACTCAGGCTCCGTGCAGTGGTGGGTCCTGCTCAGCCTGACCTGCGCCTGGAGCGTGCTCTACGTGTGTACCATACGCGGCATCGAGACCACCGGGAAG gccgtGTACATCACCTCCACGCTGCCCTACGTCGTCCTTACCATCTTCCTCATCCGTGGCCTGACGCTGAAGGGTGCCACCAATGGCATCGTCTTCCTCTTCACGCCCAAC GTCACAGAGCTGGCCAACCCAGTCACATGGCTGGACGCGGGCGCCCAGGTCTTCTACTCATTCTCACTGGCCTTCGGGGGCCTCATCTCCTTCTCCAGCTACAACTCCGTGCA CAACAACTGCGAGATGGACTCGGTCATCGTGTCCATCATCAACGGCTTCACGTCTGTGTACGCGGCCACCGTGGTCTACTCCATCATCGGCTTCCGTGCCACTGAGCGCTATGACAGCTGCTTCAGCAC GAACATCCTGACGCTCATCAACGGGTTTGACCTGCCTGAAAGCAATGTGACGCAGGACAACTTTGCAGAAATGCAGCGGTGGTGCAACACCACAGACCCCGTGGCCTACGCAAAGCTGAGGTTCCAGACCTGTGACATAAACTCCTTCCTGTCTGAG GGCGTGGAGGGCACGGGGCTGGCCTTCATCGTGTTCACGGAGGCCATCACCAAGATGCCGGTGTCCCCGCTGTGGTCCGTGCTCTTCTTCATCATGCTCTTCTGCCTGGGCCTGTCGTCCATGTTCGGGAACATGGAGGGTGTGGTCGTGCCCCTGCAGGACCTCAAGCTCATGCCTGCAAAGTGGCCGAAGGAGCTGCTCACAG GCCTCATCTGCCTGGGGATGTACCTCATCGCCTTCATCTTCACGCTGAACTCCGGCCAGTACTGGCTGTCCCTGCTGGACAGCTATGCTGGCTCCATCCCCCTCCTCATCATTGCCTTCTGCGAGATGTTCGCTGTGGTCTACGTGTATGGAATGGACAG GTTCAACAGGGACATCGAGTTTATGATCGGCCACAAGCCCAACATCTTCTGGCAGGTGACCTGGAGGGTGGTGAGCCCCCTGCTCATGCTGGTCATCTTCCTGTTCTTCTTCGTGATCAAGGTCAATGAGGAGCTGATATACAGCGTCTGGGACCCCACCTAC GAGGAATTTCCCAAATCCCAGAAGATCCCATACCCAGGCTGGGTGTATGGGGTGGTGGTCATCGTGGCTGGGGTGCCCTGCCTCGTCATCCCCGGCTTTGCCATCTACAAGCTCATCAGGAGCTGCTGCCAGAAGCCAGGGGGCCGCCAGGGGCTGGTCAGCTCGCTGTCCACAGCCTCCGTCAATGGGGACCTGAAGTACTGA
- the SLC6A19 gene encoding sodium-dependent neutral amino acid transporter B(0)AT1 isoform X1 — MPRLTLPNPGLEDRIPSLDQLGGIEKEEASSRPKWDNKAQYMLTCVGFCVGLGNVWRFPYLCQSHGGGAFMIPFLILLVLEGIPLLYLEFAIGQRLRKGSVGVWSAIHPALKGVGIASMFVSFMVGLYYNTIIAWVMWYFFNSFQDPLPWSDCPLNANRTGYVEECALSSSVDYFWYRETLNISTSISDSGSVQWWVLLSLTCAWSVLYVCTIRGIETTGKAVYITSTLPYVVLTIFLIRGLTLKGATNGIVFLFTPNVTELANPVTWLDAGAQVFYSFSLAFGGLISFSSYNSVHNNCEMDSVIVSIINGFTSVYAATVVYSIIGFRATERYDSCFSTNILTLINGFDLPESNVTQDNFAEMQRWCNTTDPVAYAKLRFQTCDINSFLSEGVEGTGLAFIVFTEAITKMPVSPLWSVLFFIMLFCLGLSSMFGNMEGVVVPLQDLKLMPAKWPKELLTGLICLGMYLIAFIFTLNSGQYWLSLLDSYAGSIPLLIIAFCEMFAVVYVYGMDRFNRDIEFMIGHKPNIFWQVTWRVVSPLLMLVIFLFFFVIKVNEELIYSVWDPTYEEFPKSQKIPYPGWVYGVVVIVAGVPCLVIPGFAIYKLIRSCCQKPGGRQGLVSSLSTASVNGDLKY, encoded by the exons ATGCCGAGGCTCACCCTGCCCAACCCGGGCCTGGAGGACCGGATCCCGTCCCTGGACCAGCTGGGGGGCATCGAGAAGGAGGAGGCCAGCTCGCGGCCCAAGTGGGACAACAAGGCTCAGTACATGCTCACCTGCGTGGGCTTCTGTGTGGGCCTGGGCAACGTGTGGCGCTTCCCCTACCTGTGCCAGAGCCATGGTGGAG ggGCCTTCATGATCCCGTTCCTCATCCTGCTGGTGCTGGAGGGCATCCCGCTGCTGTACCTGGAGTTCGCCATAGGGCAGAGGCTGCGCAAGGGCAGCGTGGGCGTCTGGAGCGCCATCCACCCCGCTCTGAAGGGTGTAG GCATCGCGTCCATGTTCGTGTCCTTCATGGTGGGCCTCTACTACAACACCATCATCGCCTGGGTTATGTGGTACTTCTTCAACTCCTTCCAGGATCCGCTGCCCTGGAGCGACTGCCCGCTCAATGCCAACCGGACAG GCTATGTGGAGGAGTGTGCCCTCAGCTCCTCCGTGGACTACTTCTGGTACCGGGAGACCCTCAACATCTCCACGTCCATCAGCGACTCAGGCTCCGTGCAGTGGTGGGTCCTGCTCAGCCTGACCTGCGCCTGGAGCGTGCTCTACGTGTGTACCATACGCGGCATCGAGACCACCGGGAAG gccgtGTACATCACCTCCACGCTGCCCTACGTCGTCCTTACCATCTTCCTCATCCGTGGCCTGACGCTGAAGGGTGCCACCAATGGCATCGTCTTCCTCTTCACGCCCAAC GTCACAGAGCTGGCCAACCCAGTCACATGGCTGGACGCGGGCGCCCAGGTCTTCTACTCATTCTCACTGGCCTTCGGGGGCCTCATCTCCTTCTCCAGCTACAACTCCGTGCA CAACAACTGCGAGATGGACTCGGTCATCGTGTCCATCATCAACGGCTTCACGTCTGTGTACGCGGCCACCGTGGTCTACTCCATCATCGGCTTCCGTGCCACTGAGCGCTATGACAGCTGCTTCAGCAC GAACATCCTGACGCTCATCAACGGGTTTGACCTGCCTGAAAGCAATGTGACGCAGGACAACTTTGCAGAAATGCAGCGGTGGTGCAACACCACAGACCCCGTGGCCTACGCAAAGCTGAGGTTCCAGACCTGTGACATAAACTCCTTCCTGTCTGAG GGCGTGGAGGGCACGGGGCTGGCCTTCATCGTGTTCACGGAGGCCATCACCAAGATGCCGGTGTCCCCGCTGTGGTCCGTGCTCTTCTTCATCATGCTCTTCTGCCTGGGCCTGTCGTCCATGTTCGGGAACATGGAGGGTGTGGTCGTGCCCCTGCAGGACCTCAAGCTCATGCCTGCAAAGTGGCCGAAGGAGCTGCTCACAG GCCTCATCTGCCTGGGGATGTACCTCATCGCCTTCATCTTCACGCTGAACTCCGGCCAGTACTGGCTGTCCCTGCTGGACAGCTATGCTGGCTCCATCCCCCTCCTCATCATTGCCTTCTGCGAGATGTTCGCTGTGGTCTACGTGTATGGAATGGACAG GTTCAACAGGGACATCGAGTTTATGATCGGCCACAAGCCCAACATCTTCTGGCAGGTGACCTGGAGGGTGGTGAGCCCCCTGCTCATGCTGGTCATCTTCCTGTTCTTCTTCGTGATCAAGGTCAATGAGGAGCTGATATACAGCGTCTGGGACCCCACCTAC GAGGAATTTCCCAAATCCCAGAAGATCCCATACCCAGGCTGGGTGTATGGGGTGGTGGTCATCGTGGCTGGGGTGCCCTGCCTCGTCATCCCCGGCTTTGCCATCTACAAGCTCATCAGGAGCTGCTGCCAGAAGCCAGGGGGCCGCCAGGGGCTGGTCAGCTCGCTGTCCACAGCCTCCGTCAATGGGGACCTGAAGTACTGA